The sequence below is a genomic window from bacterium.
TCTCGGGACGCCTCGAACAGGCCGACTAGGCACTCGAGGACGATTTCTTTCGGCAGGTAGCGGATGTTGTTCTGGAACGGATATGGAACCCACTTGTCGTAGATTCTTATGAAGCTTCGCCGCTCGTGAGAGAGGTAATCGTCGCCCAGAACGCTGTCAACGTAGCGGTCGAAGTAGTCGTAGTGGGAGAACACAACGTGGCCGCCGACGTCCCAGACGAAGCCCTTGTCATCCGTGAAAGACGCCGCCAGGCCGCCTAGGTAACCGTTCTGCTCGTAGATGTCCCAGCTCTCGTGGCCCAGCTCGTTGAGCCGGTAGGCGGCGCCGATGCCCGTCGGCCCCGCGCCAACGATTACGATCTTTTTGCTCAACTATTCGTCCTTGTTTGCAGGTGGGCGGCGAAATGCCTCGCGCATCTTCGACATTATTTCGATTTTCTCGGCAAAAGGAAGCCTAGACAGCTGCTTCCTTACTTTGTCTCTCTCCTCACTGAAGACTTTCCAGAATTGCTGTGAGTCTTTGATATAGAGGAGTTTCTTCACTGTCGAACCTCTTCACTTCTGTCTTGCGTCAATAGCGCTCATACTCGGGGCTAACTGTATCAGGTTTTCCGGGCGTGTCAGCAGATCATTTTGGGGTGTTGTCTAAATCTCACACGCTGCCATTCTATCAGAACAAGCAAAAACGGTGTCTAAACGGCCAGTTTAGTCTGAATCTGCTCTCTCCCTTGGGAGTCTCCCTTGGGAGAGAGCTCATTCAAGTAACTTCGAAGACGTCCGAGGCGCCGGCTAATCCGTCGGTTTTTTTCTAGCTCTGCGCCAGCAAAGATGTGATCGCGGCCAGAACGACAATATCGTTTGCTGAACAGCCCCGCGAGAGATCGTTCACCGGTGCACCCAGCCCCTGCGCAATCGGGCCGAACGCCTCCGCGCCGCCGAGGCGCTGAACCAGTTTGTAACTGATGTTAGCTGCGTTGAGATCGGGGAAGATGAGGACGTTGGCGTGGCCAGCGACCGTGCTGCCGGGCGCCTTCTTGGCTCCGACTTTCTCGACAATGGCGGCGTCAGCCTGAAGCTCGCCGTCGATGGCAAGGTCTGGCGCCTTCTCCTGAGCGAGCTTCGTCGCCTCGATGACCTTATCGACCGTTGGATGCTTGGCGCTTCCCTTGGTTGAGAAGGAGAGCATCGCGACCACTGGTTCGACGCCGATGAGAGCCTTGTATGTGCTCGCCGAGGAGACGGCTATGTCCGCCAGCTGCTCTGCTGTGGGGTCAGGCACAAACGCCGGGTCAGAGAAGATGAGTATCTTGTCCTCGCCGCACGAGGATTTGGGCACCACCATGATCATGGAGCTCGAGACCACCTTGCAGCCCGCCCGTGTGCCAACCACATGGATTGCGGCTCTCAGGACGCTGCCTGTGCTGTGACATGCGCCGGTTACCATTCCGTCCGCCATGCCCTTCCTGATCATCATCGCGCCGAAGTAAAGGCTGCCAAGCTCAGCACTCGTCAGAAGACCTCTCGCCTCATCAGGCGTCATGCCCTTGGCCTTCCGAATCTCATAGAGCGCGTTCCCGAAATCCTCGATCTTGTCGCTCTTCATAAAATCAAATATCTCGACCCCGCTGAAGTTCAGGTTCTGCTTCCGGGCCTCGGCCAATATCTCGTCCTTCGGGCCGAGGATTGTAACGCCGCATATCTCCTCCTTGACAAGAGTAGCGGCCGCCTCGACCATTCGCGGGTCAGGCCCCTCGCCGAGAACGATCTGCATCTTCCTCGCGCGTGCTCGCCTTTTCAGCTGTTCAACCAAATCCATCTGTGTCCTCCTAAGTATTCATACATAAACAACGCTATCTTCTCTCAACGTACTGCTTCTCGTAATATCTAGCGAGGCGCTGCTTGATCTTCCGCCACCACTCAGGGTGACTCTCATACCACAGAACCGTCTCCCTAATCCCATCCTCGAACTCGACCTTCGGCGCCCAATTGAACATATTCCGCAACTTGTCGCTGTTGACCGCGTGCCTAAGGACGTGCCCTGGCCTGTCAACGACGAACTCGATGAGCTCCTTCGGCTTGCTGAGCGCTTTGAGTATGTGGTCGCACATCTGAAGAATCGTAACCTCATGCCCCGAGCTCACGTTGAACACCTCGCCGAAGCAGTCGGCCTTAAGTATTAGAAGCTCCAGAGCGCGGCAATGGTCCAGCACGTGTATCCAGTCTCGCTTGTTTTGGCCAGTGCCATAGACCGGCAGCGGCCTGTCCTCGATGGCGTTAGTCGTAAACAGCGGAACCATTTTCTCCGGCAGCTGGAACGGGCCATAGTTGTTAGAACAGCGCGAGACCAAGACGGGGACCTTGTGCGTCGCCCAGTAGGAATACGCTAGCCTGTCCGCGCCGGCTTTCGACGCCGCATAAGGGCTCTTGGGCATCAGCGGGTCGCTCTCCAGGCACGGCCTGCCGTGCGCCTCGCCATAGACCTCGTCGGTTGAGATGTGGATGAATTTCTGAAGGCCGTGGACCTTGGCGCAGTCGAGAAGGACAAATGTCCCGAACACGTCAGTGGTGACGAAGTCGCCGGCGTCCATTACGGACCTATCGACGTGCGTCTCGGCCGCGAAGTGCACGATTATATCCGCCCATTTGACCAGCGGATCGACCAGCGCCCTGTCAGCGACATCGCCCTTCACGAAGCGGTAGTTGGGCTGGCCTTCGACGTCGCTTACGTTCTCGAGATTGCCGGCGTATGTCAGCTTGTCCAGGTTGCACACATACCAATCCGGATGATTAGACATTATGTAGCGGATGAAGTTCGAGCCGATGAACCCAGCGCCGCCGGTTACCAGCAGCTTCAAGCCTTCTTGAGACATTATCGGTCCTTTCTCGCCCAGTCGTAAGGTATCTTGGAGCCGTGCGCCGGCAGGCGGTATTCGTCCGGGTTCTCATAGTTATACACCTTGTCAGGGATGTTAATTATGATGCCCTCCTTCTCGCTGATGCACATGAATCCATGATACACGCCCCGTGGGATGACAAGCAGAATCGGGTTGTGCTCACCCATGAAGAACTCATTGATCTCTCCTTTTGTGGGCGAATCCTCACGATCGTCGTATAGCACCACCTTCATCATCCCTGAAACCGCCGCGAAGTGATCGCTCTGATGTTTGTGGTAGTGCCAGGCCTTCACGACGCCCGGATAGCCTGTGGTCATGTATGCCTGGCCGAAGTTCGCAAAAAACTCCTCGCCATCATCACTCCTGAGTATCTCCATCAGCCGCCCTCGCTCGTCGGGCATCACCTTCAACTTCTTAACCTTAACGCCATCGATCACAATGACCTCCATATCTTTATCTGTGCCCAAATACAGTAGCACAGAAGATTCGCAACACGACACGCTATTGTCAAACAGTCTTTGTGAGAGGAAGGGGCGCTCCCCGACCCAGGGCGGCCTCATCGCACGGCGCAAGCGGTGGCGATGCGAGAGACTATCATTGCCCTAGCCCCCATCTTCGGAGGTTGTCCAATGAAGGGGCCAGGCGTGTTTTTTGTAGGGGCGATTCACGAATCACCCACAATATGTTGTGGCGCTGAGGTCGGGCGGGACGTGAACCGCCCCTACATCCAGGGCCAGGCATCCTTCAACACAGGGATTCTTCCATGCAGATGCACTTACTAGACAGCCTCTCTAGTTGGGTGGTAGCCGATATCCATCTGGTTATCTGGAAAGGAGGGAGTATGGCGTCAAACGCCTCTGGCGTACGTGTCTTGGCGGTCAGGGCGAGCGCGGGCAGTCCGGGTGTTAGAACTGATCCCGAAATAGTAACCTTGGCCGGGAGGCTCCGGGTCTTGATAGAGCTGAAAGCTGGGAATAAATGCGAGATGGCCAACACTATTCCCTGTCCGAATAGTCTTGCGGGCGTTGAGATTATATTTTAGCCTTTGAGCCGGGTGTTCTGTTATACTGATAAGTTACAAAGTCGGTGTGCTCTAGTAGCCTTCAAGTTTGAGGAGTTAAGATAGATGTTTGTTCTGGGCGTAAACGAGTGTTTTCACGATAATTCTTCTGCCCTTGTGCGCGACGGCGAGCTCGTCTGCTCCATAGAGGACGAGCGCCTCGACCGGATCAAGCACACGCCAGGCCTCTGCTGGGGCGGGGAGCCGCCGTACGGCTCTATCGACTGGTGTTTGAACGAGGCGCACGTCAAGCCAGAGGAGATCGACGCTGTCGCCTACTCGGTCGATATGAACGCCTATCTGGCCCTGGAACAGCTGACCAAGAGCATCATCTTCAGCTACAAGAAGATGTCGCTCAAGAACATTCTCAAGCTGCGTTTCGGCCAGAAAGACCTTAACGCGGGTTTCTTGCAGGGGCTGAGCTACGGTTACTTCGTCAAGCGCAAGAGGTTTTTGAGAGAGATGAGGGGCAAGTTCCCGAACGCCC
It includes:
- the pta gene encoding phosphate acetyltransferase, which produces MDLVEQLKRRARARKMQIVLGEGPDPRMVEAAATLVKEEICGVTILGPKDEILAEARKQNLNFSGVEIFDFMKSDKIEDFGNALYEIRKAKGMTPDEARGLLTSAELGSLYFGAMMIRKGMADGMVTGACHSTGSVLRAAIHVVGTRAGCKVVSSSMIMVVPKSSCGEDKILIFSDPAFVPDPTAEQLADIAVSSASTYKALIGVEPVVAMLSFSTKGSAKHPTVDKVIEATKLAQEKAPDLAIDGELQADAAIVEKVGAKKAPGSTVAGHANVLIFPDLNAANISYKLVQRLGGAEAFGPIAQGLGAPVNDLSRGCSANDIVVLAAITSLLAQS
- the rfbB gene encoding dTDP-glucose 4,6-dehydratase; this translates as MSQEGLKLLVTGGAGFIGSNFIRYIMSNHPDWYVCNLDKLTYAGNLENVSDVEGQPNYRFVKGDVADRALVDPLVKWADIIVHFAAETHVDRSVMDAGDFVTTDVFGTFVLLDCAKVHGLQKFIHISTDEVYGEAHGRPCLESDPLMPKSPYAASKAGADRLAYSYWATHKVPVLVSRCSNNYGPFQLPEKMVPLFTTNAIEDRPLPVYGTGQNKRDWIHVLDHCRALELLILKADCFGEVFNVSSGHEVTILQMCDHILKALSKPKELIEFVVDRPGHVLRHAVNSDKLRNMFNWAPKVEFEDGIRETVLWYESHPEWWRKIKQRLARYYEKQYVERR
- a CDS encoding dTDP-4-dehydrorhamnose 3,5-epimerase family protein translates to MIDGVKVKKLKVMPDERGRLMEILRSDDGEEFFANFGQAYMTTGYPGVVKAWHYHKHQSDHFAAVSGMMKVVLYDDREDSPTKGEINEFFMGEHNPILLVIPRGVYHGFMCISEKEGIIINIPDKVYNYENPDEYRLPAHGSKIPYDWARKDR